A part of Solibacillus sp. FSL H8-0538 genomic DNA contains:
- the hutU gene encoding urocanate hydratase has protein sequence MVFKTNIKAPTGNKLTCKGWTQEAAMRMLMNNLDPEVAENPDELVVYGGIGKAARNWESYEKIIETLKVLENDETMLVQSGKPVAVFRTHEHAPRILIANSNLVPAWANWDHFYELEERNLMMYGQMTAGSWIYIGAQGILQGTYLSFVEAGKKVFGSPDLRGKFILTGGMGGMSGAQPLAGKMAGAVILVVEVDRAKIERKMNEGYCDYVCDTVDEAMELVNKLTAAKEPASIGVVGNCADVNRELLNRGITPDFVTDQTSAHDPVNGYIPNGMTLSEALDLRKSDVKTYERRAKETMAEHVGTMLEFQERGAEVFDYGNNIRAYAKEMGVENAFDFPGFVPAYIRPLFCEGKGPFRWAALSGDPEDIYKTDALAKEMFAEDVSLVNWIDMAQKMVKWQGLPARICWLGYGDRHRFAHKVNEMVASGQLKAPIVFGRDHLDSGSVASPNRETEGMMDGSDAVSDWPLLNALVNTAGGASWVSIHHGGGVGIGFSQHSGQVLVADGTQLAADKINRVLISDPGLGVVRHADAGYDIAIRTAKEKGVHMPMLKG, from the coding sequence ATGGTTTTTAAAACAAATATTAAAGCACCAACAGGCAATAAACTTACGTGTAAAGGGTGGACACAGGAAGCTGCTATGCGTATGTTGATGAATAATTTAGACCCAGAAGTTGCAGAAAATCCAGATGAGCTTGTGGTATACGGCGGCATTGGCAAAGCAGCGCGTAACTGGGAAAGCTATGAAAAAATTATTGAAACGTTGAAAGTGCTAGAAAACGATGAAACAATGCTTGTGCAATCCGGTAAGCCGGTTGCTGTATTCCGCACACATGAACATGCACCGCGCATCCTCATTGCGAACTCCAACTTAGTACCAGCCTGGGCAAATTGGGACCATTTCTATGAATTAGAAGAACGCAATTTAATGATGTACGGTCAAATGACAGCGGGTAGCTGGATTTATATTGGCGCACAAGGCATTTTACAAGGGACATATTTAAGCTTTGTGGAAGCAGGGAAAAAAGTGTTCGGCTCACCAGACTTACGCGGCAAATTTATTTTAACTGGTGGTATGGGTGGTATGAGTGGTGCGCAGCCTCTTGCAGGAAAAATGGCCGGTGCGGTTATCCTTGTTGTGGAAGTAGACCGTGCGAAAATTGAACGCAAAATGAACGAAGGCTATTGTGATTATGTGTGTGACACTGTGGACGAGGCAATGGAGCTTGTCAATAAACTAACAGCAGCAAAAGAACCCGCATCAATTGGGGTTGTTGGCAACTGTGCGGACGTCAACCGCGAGCTGTTAAACCGCGGAATTACTCCAGATTTCGTGACAGACCAAACGAGTGCGCATGACCCGGTTAACGGCTATATTCCAAATGGCATGACACTTTCAGAAGCACTAGATTTGCGAAAATCAGATGTGAAAACATATGAGCGTCGTGCAAAAGAAACGATGGCTGAGCATGTGGGTACAATGCTAGAGTTCCAAGAGCGTGGAGCTGAAGTGTTCGATTACGGCAATAATATACGTGCTTATGCAAAAGAAATGGGCGTAGAAAATGCCTTTGATTTCCCGGGCTTTGTTCCAGCGTATATCCGACCATTATTCTGCGAGGGGAAAGGACCATTCCGCTGGGCAGCACTATCGGGGGACCCGGAGGATATTTATAAAACAGACGCACTAGCAAAGGAAATGTTTGCAGAAGATGTGAGTCTAGTAAACTGGATCGATATGGCGCAAAAAATGGTGAAGTGGCAAGGCTTACCGGCGCGTATTTGCTGGCTTGGCTACGGTGACCGTCACCGCTTTGCACATAAAGTTAACGAAATGGTTGCAAGCGGCCAACTAAAAGCACCCATCGTATTCGGGCGTGACCATTTAGATTCAGGCTCTGTTGCGTCACCAAATCGCGAAACAGAGGGCATGATGGATGGCTCGGATGCAGTATCAGATTGGCCATTACTCAATGCATTAGTCAATACGGCAGGCGGAGCGAGCTGGGTCAGTATTCATCACGGGGGCGGTGTCGGCATAGGATTCTCGCAGCATTCAGGTCAAGTTCTCGTTGCGGATGGCACACAGCTGGCGGCAGATAAAATTAATCGCGTCCTTATTTCAGATCCAGGGCTTGGCGTTGTTCGTCATGCGGATGCTGGCTATGATATTGCAATCCGCACAGCAAAAGAAAAAGGCGTTCATATGCCGATGCTAAAAGGATGA
- the hutI gene encoding imidazolonepropionase, which yields MTILIINANEIITLKSEVKGPRIKEAMSELAILKGVSVLLEGDRIARIAPLADIEAECPELVEQAQVIDATGKIVMPGLVDCHTHLVHGGTREHELNMRLSGLTYMEIMNAGGGIHYTTTKTREASYEKLYEKTYAHLNDFLRYGVTTVEAKSGYGLDWQTERKQLEVAKTLHKNHHVDIVSTFMGAHAVPKEYKDNEDAFVDLVVEEMLPKVAELGLAEFNDVFCEHGVFTPEQSRRILVAGKRLGLTPKIHADEIEPYEGAELAVEVGAISAEHLLVASDKGIKAMAKAGTIAVLLPGTAFFLRAPFARGRLMVDSGVPVAVSTDFNPGSSPTISVPFIQNLACMNMGMTMEEVLCATTINAAYAINRGDEIGSLEVGKKADILLLNVPNYKQLQYFYGMNHTDTVIKAGKVVVRGGILL from the coding sequence ATGACAATTTTAATTATTAACGCAAATGAAATCATTACGCTTAAAAGTGAAGTGAAAGGTCCGCGTATAAAAGAAGCGATGAGTGAGCTAGCCATTCTGAAGGGTGTGAGCGTTCTTTTAGAAGGTGACCGCATTGCCAGGATAGCTCCACTTGCAGACATTGAAGCGGAATGCCCAGAGTTAGTTGAACAGGCACAGGTCATTGATGCGACGGGTAAAATTGTGATGCCAGGGCTTGTTGATTGTCATACGCATTTAGTGCACGGCGGGACGCGGGAGCATGAGTTGAACATGCGCTTATCTGGTTTAACGTATATGGAAATTATGAACGCGGGTGGCGGCATTCACTACACCACAACGAAAACCCGCGAGGCGAGCTATGAAAAGCTGTACGAGAAAACATATGCGCATTTGAACGATTTTCTGCGCTACGGTGTGACAACAGTCGAAGCAAAATCCGGCTACGGCCTAGATTGGCAAACAGAGCGCAAGCAGCTAGAGGTGGCCAAAACTTTGCATAAAAATCATCACGTTGATATTGTTTCTACGTTTATGGGCGCTCATGCCGTTCCGAAAGAATACAAAGACAATGAAGATGCATTCGTGGATTTAGTTGTGGAGGAAATGTTGCCTAAAGTGGCGGAGCTAGGTCTTGCTGAATTTAATGATGTATTTTGTGAGCACGGCGTTTTTACACCGGAACAGTCGCGCCGCATTTTAGTTGCAGGCAAAAGACTTGGTTTAACACCCAAAATTCATGCAGATGAAATTGAGCCGTATGAAGGGGCAGAGTTAGCTGTAGAAGTGGGTGCTATTTCTGCAGAGCATTTACTTGTGGCATCTGATAAGGGCATTAAAGCAATGGCGAAAGCTGGAACAATTGCTGTGTTACTACCAGGAACCGCTTTCTTTTTACGCGCACCGTTTGCAAGAGGCCGTTTAATGGTCGATTCAGGCGTGCCTGTTGCCGTTTCAACGGACTTTAACCCAGGATCTTCGCCGACAATTAGCGTACCGTTCATACAAAATTTAGCGTGCATGAATATGGGCATGACAATGGAAGAAGTACTATGTGCCACAACAATTAATGCCGCTTACGCAATTAACCGCGGCGACGAAATTGGTTCGCTTGAGGTAGGGAAAAAAGCAGATATTCTTCTATTAAATGTACCGAACTATAAGCAACTGCAATATTTTTACGGCATGAATCATACAGACACCGTCATTAAAGCAGGCAAAGTTGTCGTGAGAGGTGGCATATTACTATGA
- a CDS encoding agmatinase family protein, with translation MSDFLVKPATTWNRVEGQDLKVKDWIVPSWEVSAATWDVVITGVPLSRSSISASAASEFPEAFRRSWSLFSTYYFDEHVDFRSLRVADLGDVKMHGTDIVRCHANIEAAMVDVLKAHPDSCYVSIGGDHSITAPVIRALAMETGKRIGILQFDTHLDLRDVQEHGPSNGTPIRQLLDGGIVRGEDVYNIGLHGFYNAPTLIEAARHYGVNMISLKECRRNGATRQIADVMAALGEKVDFVYVTVDMDVLDIAYAPGVPASTPGGMRTDELFDLLFEVGKYDFVRAVDFVCIDPHRDTQAQTTVKAVTYAFLTMMVSRYIHL, from the coding sequence ATGAGTGATTTTCTCGTAAAGCCTGCTACAACCTGGAACCGCGTGGAAGGGCAAGATCTAAAAGTGAAGGACTGGATTGTGCCAAGCTGGGAAGTGTCTGCGGCAACATGGGACGTGGTCATTACCGGCGTCCCACTTTCTCGTTCATCGATTAGTGCATCGGCCGCTTCGGAATTCCCGGAAGCATTTAGACGTAGTTGGTCGCTGTTTTCAACTTATTATTTTGATGAACATGTGGATTTCCGCTCACTTCGTGTAGCCGATTTAGGTGATGTGAAAATGCACGGTACCGATATTGTTCGATGCCATGCCAATATTGAAGCCGCCATGGTGGACGTGCTAAAGGCGCATCCCGATAGCTGTTATGTCAGTATTGGCGGCGATCATTCGATTACAGCGCCGGTTATTCGCGCGTTAGCTATGGAAACGGGTAAGCGTATCGGAATTTTGCAATTTGATACCCATTTAGATTTACGAGACGTCCAGGAGCATGGCCCGTCAAACGGCACGCCGATTCGTCAGCTTCTGGATGGGGGCATTGTGCGCGGTGAGGACGTGTACAACATTGGACTTCATGGTTTTTATAACGCACCAACCCTCATTGAGGCAGCGCGTCATTATGGAGTGAATATGATTTCATTGAAAGAATGTCGCCGCAATGGTGCAACGCGGCAAATTGCCGATGTAATGGCAGCGCTAGGTGAAAAAGTAGATTTTGTTTATGTCACAGTGGATATGGATGTGCTCGACATCGCATATGCACCGGGCGTTCCGGCATCCACTCCAGGCGGTATGCGCACCGATGAATTATTTGATCTTTTATTTGAGGTCGGCAAGTACGACTTTGTGCGCGCGGTGGACTTTGTGTGCATCGACCCACACCGAGATACTCAGGCGCAGACGACCGTAAAAGCCGTAACATACGCGTTTTTAACGATGATGGTTTCGAGGTATATACACTTATAA
- a CDS encoding response regulator transcription factor → MRTILVVDDDLHILELVRLHLVSWSYKVLTANSGKVALALMDESIDLAIVDMMMPELDGLQLTTELKSEWDLPVLMLTAKGELDDKREGFMVGVDDYVVKPFEPEELLFRVQAILRRYDKPTELKIEVGDLKIDRKTMQIVKGQMKLLLPLKEFELLAILGSRPGQVFERGYLMEQVWGFEYERDETLNTHIKRVRERLSALQSSVQIQTVRGVGYRLEVKV, encoded by the coding sequence ATGCGAACGATTTTAGTTGTCGATGATGATCTTCATATTTTGGAGTTAGTACGCTTACATTTAGTTTCTTGGAGTTATAAGGTGTTGACCGCAAATTCTGGTAAAGTGGCCTTAGCATTAATGGATGAGTCGATTGATTTAGCAATCGTGGATATGATGATGCCGGAATTAGATGGCTTGCAATTAACAACGGAATTAAAATCAGAGTGGGATTTACCGGTATTAATGCTGACGGCTAAAGGGGAATTAGATGATAAGCGAGAAGGGTTTATGGTAGGTGTTGATGATTACGTTGTAAAGCCGTTTGAACCTGAGGAGCTGTTATTTCGTGTACAGGCGATTTTGAGACGGTATGATAAACCAACAGAGCTGAAGATTGAGGTGGGAGATTTAAAGATTGATCGGAAAACGATGCAAATTGTTAAAGGTCAGATGAAATTACTTCTACCATTAAAGGAGTTTGAGTTACTCGCGATATTAGGGTCAAGACCAGGACAGGTTTTCGAACGAGGTTATTTAATGGAACAAGTATGGGGGTTTGAATATGAAAGGGATGAGACACTTAATACACATATTAAGCGTGTTCGAGAGCGTCTCTCTGCTTTACAGTCATCTGTTCAAATTCAAACAGTACGCGGGGTAGGATATCGATTAGAGGTTAAAGTATGA
- a CDS encoding sensor histidine kinase, whose translation MKIKSSLYIKYIVVALFIMLISSIIGFLATNMYYHRIVKEQNDLKNVSIVSEMADYITNHSELNLQEHLTMLGDMGYQIYIVSENGDSSFYGGDFRLKELDNQIIEGVLAGEIFHGMRDYPRQLFITGFFANDLQNTAGVSFSFKGVQYAMFIRPNISFLFSEAHILLGGVTVLVAIISLLAILVSAWYLVRPIKALIVGTTRIAAEDYDISIQVNRSDELGALAHSFNKMAKQLQVNEEIRKTFIRNVSHDFQSPLQNISGYASLLKNEKLDIASREHYASIIEIETLRLSSLTKQLLLLTSLDQSATHVKKQPVVLNEQIENAVMKYQWLLEKEEISIWLDLDDISVMGDETLLENVWENLLTNAVKYNKTGGEIRLSIKTKQDYVEIVFEDTGIGIAEEDLLHVFERFYRVDASRATKGTGLGLSIVKEIVTLHHGDVQITSRLGQGTKVMVMLPNSPPVV comes from the coding sequence ATGAAAATAAAATCCTCTTTATATATAAAATATATTGTTGTTGCATTGTTTATCATGTTAATCAGCTCGATTATTGGATTTTTAGCAACGAATATGTATTACCATCGTATTGTGAAAGAGCAAAATGATTTAAAAAATGTCTCTATTGTAAGTGAAATGGCAGATTATATTACAAATCATTCGGAGCTCAATTTGCAGGAGCATCTAACAATGCTGGGGGATATGGGGTATCAGATCTATATAGTGAGTGAAAATGGGGATTCCAGTTTTTATGGTGGCGATTTTCGTTTAAAAGAGTTAGATAACCAAATAATTGAAGGTGTACTAGCTGGCGAGATTTTTCATGGTATGAGGGATTATCCAAGGCAGCTCTTTATTACAGGTTTTTTTGCGAATGATTTGCAAAACACAGCAGGAGTTTCTTTTTCATTTAAAGGTGTTCAATATGCGATGTTTATTCGACCGAATATTAGTTTCTTGTTTAGTGAAGCGCACATCCTCCTTGGAGGGGTTACGGTATTAGTGGCGATTATTAGTCTGCTTGCAATTTTAGTATCTGCATGGTATTTAGTTCGTCCGATTAAGGCATTAATAGTGGGGACTACTCGTATTGCTGCTGAAGACTATGATATAAGTATTCAAGTTAATCGTTCAGATGAGCTGGGTGCACTGGCGCATAGCTTTAATAAGATGGCGAAGCAACTTCAGGTGAATGAAGAGATACGTAAAACCTTTATTCGAAATGTGTCACATGATTTCCAATCTCCTTTACAAAATATTAGCGGATATGCATCTTTATTAAAAAATGAAAAGCTAGATATAGCCAGTCGTGAGCACTATGCTTCGATCATTGAAATTGAAACATTACGTTTATCTAGTTTAACAAAGCAACTATTATTATTAACTTCGCTCGATCAGTCGGCTACGCATGTCAAAAAGCAACCTGTCGTACTAAATGAGCAAATAGAAAACGCTGTCATGAAATACCAGTGGCTTCTTGAAAAAGAGGAGATTTCGATATGGCTTGATTTAGATGACATATCGGTTATGGGAGATGAGACGTTATTAGAGAATGTATGGGAAAACCTATTGACGAATGCCGTTAAATATAATAAAACTGGTGGCGAAATTCGATTATCCATTAAAACGAAACAAGATTATGTTGAAATAGTATTTGAGGATACTGGAATTGGGATTGCTGAAGAAGATTTATTACATGTATTTGAGCGATTTTATCGAGTAGATGCATCGCGTGCGACAAAAGGTACAGGGTTAGGTTTATCCATTGTAAAAGAAATTGTTACGCTTCATCATGGAGACGTACAAATAACAAGTAGACTTGGTCAGGGAACAAAAGTAATGGTGATGTTACCAAATTCGCCTCCCGTAGTTTAG
- a CDS encoding rhodanese-like domain-containing protein: MKNLIIALSLLLFLTGCAQSEEAFQTISLSEIENYVEQGYIVLDVREPSEFDAGHIPNAQNKPLSSLTTTDFTELDQEQPYLVICQSGNRSQQASALLFSNDYKVVNVSEGMSTWTGELSFN, translated from the coding sequence TTGAAAAACCTAATTATCGCTTTATCACTACTCCTATTTTTAACGGGCTGCGCTCAATCGGAAGAAGCCTTTCAAACGATTTCTCTTAGTGAAATCGAAAACTACGTAGAGCAAGGATATATTGTGTTAGATGTGCGAGAGCCAAGTGAATTTGACGCAGGTCATATTCCAAACGCACAAAACAAACCGTTATCCTCCTTAACGACTACTGATTTTACCGAGCTCGATCAGGAACAACCTTATCTCGTCATTTGCCAAAGCGGTAATCGCTCCCAACAAGCAAGCGCGCTCCTTTTCTCCAATGACTACAAAGTTGTGAATGTTTCAGAAGGTATGTCAACCTGGACTGGTGAGCTGTCTTTTAACTAG
- a CDS encoding metal-sensitive transcriptional regulator — protein sequence MNYDAKVTNRLKRIEGQLRAVLRMMEEDKDCKEVITQLSAIRSGVDRTIGVIVTDNLLECIKEADGDDQKMNQVVQEAINLVVKSR from the coding sequence ATGAACTATGATGCAAAAGTGACGAATCGCTTAAAACGTATTGAGGGTCAACTACGTGCAGTCCTTCGCATGATGGAAGAAGATAAGGATTGTAAAGAGGTTATCACCCAGTTAAGCGCAATACGTTCAGGTGTCGATCGCACAATTGGTGTAATTGTAACAGACAATTTGCTCGAATGTATTAAAGAAGCAGATGGGGACGACCAGAAGATGAATCAAGTGGTTCAAGAAGCAATTAATTTAGTCGTGAAAAGTCGATAA
- a CDS encoding DsrE/DsrF/DrsH-like family protein yields the protein MEKKRTTIVLFSGDYDKAMAAYIIANGAAAYDHEVTIFHTFWGINALRKQEQVQVKKGFLEKMFGKMMPRGAEQLGLSKMQMMGMGPKMIKHVMNKHNALTLTQLIEMAQEQEIKLVSCTMTMDLLGLQQEELLDGVEYAGVAAYLADAENGNVNLFI from the coding sequence ATGGAAAAGAAAAGAACAACGATTGTATTATTTAGTGGTGATTATGATAAGGCGATGGCAGCTTACATTATCGCAAATGGTGCAGCGGCATATGATCATGAGGTAACCATTTTTCATACGTTTTGGGGAATCAACGCATTACGTAAACAAGAGCAAGTACAAGTGAAAAAAGGCTTCCTAGAAAAAATGTTCGGTAAAATGATGCCTCGCGGTGCAGAACAGCTTGGCCTATCAAAAATGCAAATGATGGGCATGGGTCCGAAAATGATTAAGCATGTCATGAACAAGCATAATGCATTAACTTTAACACAGCTTATTGAAATGGCGCAGGAACAAGAAATTAAACTCGTTTCATGTACGATGACAATGGATTTACTTGGCCTTCAACAAGAAGAGTTACTAGACGGAGTTGAATACGCTGGCGTAGCTGCTTACTTAGCAGATGCGGAAAATGGTAACGTTAACTTATTCATATAA
- a CDS encoding rhodanese-like domain-containing protein, which yields METAIVIALVAAFIIWRMKPSKGVNPISTAQLKNVLNDKDKVFVDVRTPGEFKGRNIKQFKNIPLGSDFSKLPKDKEIVVICQSGMRSSQACKQLKKLGYEKVTNVRGGMSAY from the coding sequence ATGGAAACAGCAATCGTAATTGCGCTAGTCGCAGCATTCATCATTTGGCGCATGAAGCCATCAAAAGGAGTAAATCCTATTTCGACTGCACAACTAAAAAACGTTTTAAATGATAAAGATAAAGTATTTGTAGATGTTCGAACGCCAGGCGAATTCAAAGGGCGCAATATTAAGCAGTTTAAAAACATCCCCCTTGGCTCAGATTTTTCAAAGCTACCAAAGGATAAAGAAATTGTTGTTATTTGCCAAAGTGGTATGCGATCAAGTCAAGCGTGTAAACAATTAAAAAAATTGGGTTATGAAAAAGTGACAAATGTCCGTGGCGGCATGAGCGCGTATTAA
- a CDS encoding rhodanese-like domain-containing protein, translated as MKEVSTTEVQQRLENGEQLNLIDVREVAEVQAGHIPGITNIPLGLIEFRLHELDKNKPYTMVCRSGGRSGQATAFLQSQGFDATNMVGGMLAWEGDVQ; from the coding sequence ATGAAGGAAGTTTCAACAACTGAAGTACAACAACGTCTTGAAAACGGCGAACAATTAAATTTAATTGATGTACGTGAAGTGGCTGAAGTGCAAGCGGGTCATATTCCAGGTATCACGAATATTCCACTAGGCTTAATCGAGTTCCGACTGCACGAATTAGATAAAAACAAACCATATACTATGGTTTGTCGCTCAGGCGGTCGTAGCGGTCAAGCAACAGCATTTCTACAAAGCCAAGGCTTCGACGCAACAAATATGGTTGGCGGTATGCTTGCTTGGGAAGGCGACGTACAGTAA
- a CDS encoding sulfurtransferase TusA family protein, whose translation MLQSDVQLDAKGLACPMPIVKTKKAMNDLADGQILEVQATDKGSKADLAAWASTVGHQYIGTTEDGNVLYHYIRKCANDTHAEKVFEQTIANEEIAERLAKGGLLLDVREAAEFAFGHIEGAKSIPMGDLDARLAELNKEQEIYVVCRTGNRSDLAAQKLANAGFTNIYNVLPGMTAWSGELTKHV comes from the coding sequence ATGTTACAATCAGATGTTCAACTGGATGCAAAGGGGTTAGCTTGCCCGATGCCAATCGTGAAAACAAAAAAAGCAATGAATGACTTAGCAGATGGTCAAATTCTTGAAGTGCAAGCAACGGATAAAGGTTCAAAAGCAGATTTAGCTGCATGGGCAAGTACAGTGGGTCATCAATATATTGGCACAACAGAAGATGGGAATGTTCTATATCACTACATTCGTAAATGCGCGAATGATACACATGCGGAAAAAGTGTTTGAACAAACGATTGCTAATGAAGAAATTGCTGAACGCTTAGCGAAAGGTGGTTTACTTTTAGACGTTCGTGAAGCAGCAGAATTCGCTTTTGGTCATATTGAAGGTGCAAAATCGATTCCGATGGGTGATTTAGATGCACGGCTAGCAGAACTGAATAAAGAACAAGAAATCTATGTGGTTTGCCGCACAGGTAATCGTAGTGATTTAGCAGCACAAAAGCTAGCAAATGCTGGATTTACAAACATATATAACGTCCTACCCGGCATGACTGCATGGTCTGGCGAATTAACTAAACACGTATAA